The Vibrio agarivorans genome contains the following window.
ACCACCGCTTGTGCGACACGTTTTTCATCGGGTAGTAAAGCAATCTGGTTCTCAATATCTTGCAGTAGCTTCTTTTGTGACAATACATTTTGTTGCTGCTGATCGACATCAGACTGCGAGGTAAGACCACGCTGTTGCAAATTGCGCTTTCTCTCGAGCTCTAATTGCGTTATATCCAAGCGGTTCTTTTCAATCGCAAGAGACTGTTTTAGGTTGTCCTCTTGCTGAGTGATCTTTTGCAAGGAGGTCTGGCTCGATGCAAGATCAGCCTGTGCTTGAGCTAACTTGAGCTCATAATCCAAAGGATCAATACGTAATACTTCCGTACCAGCCGCAAGGATTTGTCCCTTCTCTAGCTCGGGATGACGGTAGACCACCTTCCCCGTCACTTCAGCTATCGCTTTCCACTCAACTTTAGGTGAAACATGACCAAAGCCAATTACTTCTGGCGCTATCGGCTTAAGTTCCATTCGCTGTGTTTCCACTAGCCTTGCCCGGTCTCCTGCGGGTGTAGAGGGAAGATCTGGTCGCATTTTTATTGCCAAAAACAGAATGACAACACCCACCGCTAAAGCTGGGAAAAACAGGTATTTGCGGTTAAATTTCATTACAGGTTCCTTGTGAGTGTTGTGGAGTATGAGTAGGGACAATCATGCCCGTTTTTAACAGCCTAATATTGTGCTCAAGTAGAGACTCAATAAATGATTGATTTAGTGTAAAACCGTGCAAAGCCATCATTGCGGGCGGTGCAATAAATGGAAAGACCATTAAACTGATAAATGAAAAGCGGCACAAATCAGGGTCAAGATCAGGGTGAATGATCCCCTCTTCTACCAATCGCTCGAAAAGTAGATCGTTGCTCGGCTTAATAGAGTCAGTGAAGACCTTCTCCACCAACTGCCGAGATTTATCGCTAGCAGGCATGTGCATCACCTGACTAATCAAGCGCGAAAAGCGTGGGGCATTTAGCATGCTCATATAATGCGCTCGCATCAGGTCATATAACGTTTTATCCGACGCCTGCTTCAGCAAATGACTGATCTTATCGAGCATAGGCTGCAAGCTTTCCCGCAGCATGGTTTCAAACAAACCTTCTTTGTTACCAAAATAGTATCGCACCATCGCGCTATCTACTGCGGCCTTTTGTGCAATCAAACGGATCGACACCTTCTCGTAAGGCATGACGCTAAAAAGCTCTCTAGCCTGAAAAATCAGCTGATTACGAACATCTGTTTTGCTCGTTGGTCTCCCAACTTTACGATTCGCAGTCATGGTTTCACCCAAAATTCATCAATCGATGAATTTTATCTTAGTCCACTACTGAATACATAGAGACTATATTCCTCACATATTCATCAAATGATGAATTAACTGTTTTGAACCTATCATGGAGATGAGAACAGATCCGACATGAATAAAAATAGGCCTTTAGGGTTGACGTGCCTGCTCGAGTGCGGTACTAATTTGTTAACTTAATTTTGTGGTTTACCTAACGGTCTCTGGATTTTATTAACAATGACTATGCGCTTTTCTCTCCTGCTTAAACTCCTCCTTATCGTGAATAACTCGCGCGGGTAAGCAGTGTAAGAAAGACAACCACACAAAGATTTGTCTAAAGCCCGCACTAAGATGCGGGCTTTTTTGTAATTATCGGCTGGACGAAAACGATTAACCTCTGCCAAAAAGGCACAAATGAAAAGGAAGCACTCATGAACGATCAAGTGATTATCTTCGACACCACCTTGCGTGATGGCGAACAAGCGTTATCAGCAAGTTTGACCGTAAAAGAAAAACTGCAGATCGCCTACGCACTTGAGCGTTTGGGCGTTGACGTTATTGAGGCTGGCTTCCCAGTCTCTTCACCGGGTGACTTTGAGTCAGTGCAAACCATCGCTAAAAATATCAAAAACAGCCGAGTGTGTGGATTATCTCGAGCAGTAGCGAAAGACATTGATGCAGCAGCAGAAGCACTAAAAGTCGCAGAGGCTTTCCGAATCCATACCTTTATTTCCACTTCTACCATCCACGTACAAGACAAACTGCGTCGCAGCTACGAAGATGTCATCGAAATGGGGGTCAATGCCGTTAAACACGCACGAAAGTACACCGACGACGTTGAATTTTCGTGTGAAGATGCCGGGCGAACTCCGATTGATAATCTGTGTCGCATGGTAGAAGCAGCCATCGATGCTGGAGCCAATACCATTAACATCCCCGACACGGTTGGCTACACCGTACCGAATGAGTTTGGAGGCATTATTCAAACCTTATTCAATCGCGTACCAAACATTGATAAAGCCATCATCTCTGTGCACTGCCACGACGACTTAGGCATGTCTGTCGCGAACTCCATCGCCGCAGTTCAAGCCGGCGCTCGCCAAGTTGAAGGTACGATCAATGGTATCGGTGAGCGAGCAGGTAACTGTTCACTTGAAGAGATCGCGATGATCATCAAAACCCGCCAAGAGTTATTGGGGGTTCACACTGGCCTGAAACACGATGAGATCCATCGCACCAGTAAGCTAGTAAGTCAACTTTGCAATATGCCGATCCAAGACAACAAAGCGATTGTCGGTGCCAACGCCTTTAGTCATTCATCAGGCATTCACCAAGATGGCATGCTTAAGAACAAGAATACTTACGAGATCATGACGCCGGAGTCTATCGGACTTAAAAACCAAGCGCTTAACCTTACTAGTCGCTCTGGTCGCGCCGCGGTGAAGAGTCACATGGACTCGATGGGTTATAAAGATGAAGAGTACAACCTAGACGCACTTTACACTGATTTCTTAAAGCTAGCTGACCGTAAAGGTCAGGTGTTTGACTATGATCTAGAAGCATTAATGCACTTCTCGAACCTACGTGAAGAAGACGATTTCTTTAAATTGAACTACTTGAGTGTGCAATCGGGCAGTGTCATGGCTACCACCAGTATCAAACTGCTTTGCGGAGATGAAGAGAAATCAGAAGCGGCGGTCGGTAACGGTCCTGTCGACGCACTATATCAATGTATCTACCGCGTCACAGGCTACGACATTGTGTTAGATAAGTTTGATTTAACCGCGAAAGGCGAAGGTGAAGATGGTTTAGGCCAAGCCGATATTATTGCAAACTATAAGGGCCGCAAATACCACGGCACAGGCGTTTCAACGGATATCGTAGAAGCCTCTGGCCAAGCTCTGTTGCACGTTATTAATAGCATCCACCGTGCAGATAAGATTGAAGCGATCAAACAAAAGAAAGTCGCAACGGTTTAACAAAGATTCGATTGGGAGGTTCGACCTCCCCTTTCAAGCAAATACCCAGAAGAATTAAAGGATTAACATGACTGACAAAGCTTACAAAATTGCTGTATTACCTGGTGATGGCATTGGCCCAGAAGTAATGGAACAGGCACACAAGGTACTAGACGCGATTGAAACAAAACACGGAGTCTCGTTCCAGCGAGAACAACACGATGTGGGTGGTATCGCGATTGATAATCATGGTTGTCCTCTTCCTGAATCAACAGTAAAAGCTTGTGAAGAGTCAGATGCAGTTCTATTCGGCTCTGTCGGCGGCCCTAAGTGGGAACACCTTCCGCCTAACGATCAACCAGAACGCGGTGCATTACTGCCACTACGTAAGCATTTCCAGCTGTTTTGTAACCTACGCCCAGCACAGATTCACTCAGGTTTAGAGGCTTTTTCTCCTCTGCGCGCGGACATCTCAGGTCGTGGCTTTGACATTGTCGTAGTACGTGAGCTAACGGGTGGTATCTACTTCGGTCAGCCAAAAGGACGTGAAGGAGAAGGGCCAAACGAGAAAGCATTCGATACAGAGGTATACCACCGCTTTGAAATTGAACGTATCGCGAAAATTGCTTTTGAGTCTGCTCGTCTACGTCGCAAAAAAGT
Protein-coding sequences here:
- a CDS encoding TetR/AcrR family transcriptional regulator codes for the protein MTANRKVGRPTSKTDVRNQLIFQARELFSVMPYEKVSIRLIAQKAAVDSAMVRYYFGNKEGLFETMLRESLQPMLDKISHLLKQASDKTLYDLMRAHYMSMLNAPRFSRLISQVMHMPASDKSRQLVEKVFTDSIKPSNDLLFERLVEEGIIHPDLDPDLCRFSFISLMVFPFIAPPAMMALHGFTLNQSFIESLLEHNIRLLKTGMIVPTHTPQHSQGTCNEI
- the leuA gene encoding 2-isopropylmalate synthase, with product MNDQVIIFDTTLRDGEQALSASLTVKEKLQIAYALERLGVDVIEAGFPVSSPGDFESVQTIAKNIKNSRVCGLSRAVAKDIDAAAEALKVAEAFRIHTFISTSTIHVQDKLRRSYEDVIEMGVNAVKHARKYTDDVEFSCEDAGRTPIDNLCRMVEAAIDAGANTINIPDTVGYTVPNEFGGIIQTLFNRVPNIDKAIISVHCHDDLGMSVANSIAAVQAGARQVEGTINGIGERAGNCSLEEIAMIIKTRQELLGVHTGLKHDEIHRTSKLVSQLCNMPIQDNKAIVGANAFSHSSGIHQDGMLKNKNTYEIMTPESIGLKNQALNLTSRSGRAAVKSHMDSMGYKDEEYNLDALYTDFLKLADRKGQVFDYDLEALMHFSNLREEDDFFKLNYLSVQSGSVMATTSIKLLCGDEEKSEAAVGNGPVDALYQCIYRVTGYDIVLDKFDLTAKGEGEDGLGQADIIANYKGRKYHGTGVSTDIVEASGQALLHVINSIHRADKIEAIKQKKVATV
- the leuB gene encoding 3-isopropylmalate dehydrogenase, yielding MTDKAYKIAVLPGDGIGPEVMEQAHKVLDAIETKHGVSFQREQHDVGGIAIDNHGCPLPESTVKACEESDAVLFGSVGGPKWEHLPPNDQPERGALLPLRKHFQLFCNLRPAQIHSGLEAFSPLRADISGRGFDIVVVRELTGGIYFGQPKGREGEGPNEKAFDTEVYHRFEIERIAKIAFESARLRRKKVCSIDKANVLQSSILWREVVEEIAKDYPDVELSHMYIDNATMQLIKDPSQFDVMLCSNIFGDIISDECAMITGSMGMLPSASLNESKFGLYEPAGGSAPDIAGKNIANPVAQILSAALMLRYSLGEEAAAQDIETAVSKALAAGELTGDLAGDNPALSTSEMGDKIASYILNS